A window of Bacillota bacterium genomic DNA:
AGAGTCCCATTTCTACGCCGTTAAAAGCAATAAAGACAATGGACTTGTCTGGAAAATCCGGCAGCTTGCAACGTGCCGGCAATTTCCATCATGGCAGCTACTCCGGAAGCGTTATCCAGGGCGCCCGGCTGGTAGGTGCCGTCTTTATTCTCCCCAACGTGACCAAGGTGTGCGCCAATGATGATGGCGCTGTCCTGCAGGTCTTCGTCAACTCCGGGGATAATCCCAATAACATTAGCTACCTCTACGTCTTTATAGGTGTAATGTGTTTTTGCTGAACCATATAGCCCAAAAGTTGACTGTATTGCCTGTCCAACAACTGCTAGGT
This region includes:
- a CDS encoding M28 family peptidase; this translates as MRSLYLAVVGQAIQSTFGLYGSAKTHYTYKDVEVANVIGIIPGVDEDLQDSAIIIGAHLGHVGENKDGTYQPGALDNASGVAAMMEIAGTLQAAGFSRQVHCLYCF